GCTTCATTATTTCAAgtgttaataataataataaaaattattattcgcaCTTCAAAAGATTGATCTTACACTCCAATCATAAATGAAGCTTctataaaaaattgtatagaaaggatttgtataaataaaattcatggTATCCTTCTTATTATTAATTACTTAGAATTTAAACCTGTATTAAGATAAGTGCGAAATTGCACTCAAAGGCAGGGAATTGTAAATCAAGAGATGCTttttaagtattttttttaaagtaataaTTATAGAGGAAGAAATGAAATACTATTATACTAAGAGTTAGTGATAAGTTTTTTGAGTGTTTAATAGACGTGTATCAGATTGTCATAATATTGATGTCATTATTACTTCTCCGTAATTATAATGACCCTATAtactaatgaatttttttaattgagttaTGATTGCAATCACATAatttaaacacaaaaaataattgaatccATGAAAGTCTTAATTTGTCTGACTAAGATTATGGGAGGCTTTCGGCTCACTCATGACCTAAAAGAGATTTTTGAACGCTTCCCAAAGTGGATGTGAGCACAGATGGTGGACCCAAAGGCACAAAGGCCCAAAACTCTAACAAACCTTTACTCAACCTCTTAAATATCCATGGGTCTACAGACCCGGTACCATTCTCAACATTAGTGTAAAGACGGTGGGCCCAACTCCAGGTCCCACCCAAGCACGCGTTTGCCATCTTAGTTAACTCCAAGTTCCAACTCAGCTCAGCTCCCTTTGTTTGTTATCTCGtcagtttttgtttcttggctTCCCCACTTGTTGATGCGCTTTGTTGTTTGCTCCACCtgcaattcaaattcaaccaTGAGATGAGATGCAATATTAAGATTGGTTTATGATGTAAAGAAATGGATTTGCATATGAGATTCTTGTGATTACCTCTCTGTCCCAGTTGGTTCTGGAAGTCACAATCAATAAGAATAAGATCTGAAAAGTACTTCCACTCATCATGCCACCTCAAAGTCCCTATTTTGTAACATCCATAattttaaactaaattaatCTGACAATGTGGCAAATTACAACTGTATTTTGTGTCATGTGAAAGATAGAGAAGCTAGTATTAGTACCAGAGCACCCAGATTTGCTTTAAATCCAAGAAAGATTGCAAGTGGGAGCCAAATAGATAATAACGAGCAAAGTTTATATAAGCAACCATCACTTGCCATCCACTTCCAACAGCAACACCTGcaacaacaaccaaaaagacCAATTAGAAAAAGGAGGCTTGGAAGTTGGAGGGAGGGTTAACAGTGGAACATTGCATGAGCAGAACTAGTGAAGTGAGGAGAAGCAAGCAACGCTGAAAGAGATATACCAGATAACACTACTGTTGCGCTATTAAGAAGCATGGTTACTCCAAAAAAGTATGCTAAACGAGCAACGGCACGTTGCATATCTTCACTGTTTGTGAAAACCATTGCAAAGTAGTCTCTACTTATGAAGACAGCAATCATAGATAAAATTCCAACTATGAGAGATTGCAAGACTGCAGTACAGACAGCGTATTTGGCCGCTCTTGGGCGCCCAATTCCAAGTTCATTTGAGGCTCGAGTGCCGCGTGCGGATGGTTGTTGATCGTTAACAATGATGTGATCTTATCAACACCAGAAAAATGCATGGAAAGTGCATAGAGCAACATTGACCTTATAGCAGCATTTAGTCCAACCAACAACATGATCTCCCAATTCTGAAAGTTCATgctaaaagaacaaaaatatgaaagaaaTGAGAactataattaatttgatgcTTTCAGTCATGGAGATGAGAACAAGTGGATAGCAGCATAAATATGATCTTACCATATAGAAAAGGAACCAACAGCAATCACTGCATTTTCAAGTAAACCTGCGAGAATGTTTATGGTCATGGTATACCATGAGTCTAGGCAAAACATCATGCATGAGGCAAGGGATAGATTGGCAAAAGCCCAAATGTCCTTAAATGCCAGCCATGAAAATCCAGTCCACTCCTCTTTGCACCAAACCATAATATACACAACCTGACCAACTGTAATTCCCCAGTGTGTGATGTCATAAGCTACAGCTGTACCAGTGGTTCCCCAGCCAAACACATTGATGAAAAGATGAAGCAGTCCAGTTCGTATGATCAGCGCCACAAAAGCAATCAATGCCATTGCGCTAACCTTGCTCTGAGCCTGAAGGAACCTCTGAGTGGGCAAAAAGATGGCAGAGGAGAACAACTGAGGAATTATCTTTACACTATATTTTCCAGCAAGATCAGCTATATCACTTTCTTGGCCTAAAATCTCCAGTATTGGAGCAGCAAAAATATAAACCGGTGAAAGGATGATACAGGTGATCAATTCAATAGGACAATCCATGACCGCTGCATATAGATTCCAAGCGACCCAACTTGGCCTGCACCATATGTGTTAGAATATAGTAGGTGTGTGATGAGCGTATGtgatgctctgataccacttgttAGATTGTAAGGGAAAACAAAgtgattttattaaatttggaggagaatagTACATAACTTGGTTTAGGCTAATTGGTCTTTTACACTTAGCATATTGGCTTATTGGCCACTACACTTGATTTAGAATAGTTTTGGGCTATTTGGCCCTTCACTTAGTTTGGTGAGTTTATTGGTTCCTCAACATAACTTTGTTTGGGTAGCTCTTGGCTCCCTTAATTTGGGAGTTCCTTTTGTTGATTCCTCCATGATTTATTGCATTGCATGCCTATAAAATAGGCATGCTTTGCCAACATGCTTTGCCGACATTACCAAGTCCCACCGACTTGGTCTTCTTCATTTCTTAGCCATACATGTATCTTGTACTAGAATGTTCTTCAAACTTCAATTGCTTTGTTCCACTCCCTTGAGCATTTAGCTTATTCTAGAATATTCTTGTATTGCCACCTCCATCTTTTGAAGTCTTGACTTTTTTAGAATCGTATAGAACACAAATGAGCattattttttccaacaaTATGCTTGACCACAAAGCGTTCACAGTGCAGTTGCCATACCTTTCTACATACATAAATGCATAGCCAAATTAAATTGGTCTCTCTTTCATTCCTTCAACACAAGTCATCTCTTAAGCAACATTTCTAAAAATTGCGGCTGGAATTGGCCACAGAATTACAAATATTCAAGTCAAACAGCCCTTgagcatttaacagaaaatcaaAAGGGGACGTGCAACCTGCTATGCtatatactctctctctctctctatatatatatatatatatagccaaAAGACCGAGGAGAATGTGACCAAATATTCACGTAATAAATATAACTGAACTCacttaaaagttaaaactttccttataattaattaataatgttgaaaaaataatgcTCATTTGTGTTCTACACAATTCTAGAAAAGTCAAGACTTGAAAAGATGGAGATGGCAATACAAGAATATTCTAGAACAAGCTAGCAGTGGCTGAATGAAGGAGGTGGAACAAAAGCAATTGAAGTTTGAAGAACAAGACACATATGTGGCTAAGAAATGAAGAAGCCCAAGTCGGTGGCTGTGTATGTCGGCAAtcaaagcctataaataggcatggTTGTACTGATATAAGGTGGGGAGTCTAACAAAAAGAACTCCCAAATTATTAGGGAGCCAAGAGCTACCTACACAAAACTAAGGGAGCCAATAAGCTCACCAATATATCCCAAACTAATCTAAGCAAGTGTGATGGCCAATAAGCCAAAAAATTAAGGAGGCCAATTAACCTACACCAAGCTATGTATTATTCTTCtctaatataataaaatcactttgttttaattattgtcTATTTTCCTAAATCCTTCACACATAAACCAACaaatggtatcagagcaacgCTCATCACACACCTACTATATTCCAACAAGTAAGAGTAATCAACTCAAAACAATATGAACATGTAAACAGTCACATTTTACATGAACATAGatgatacatatatacacatatatatagaaatagaaatagaaacagaagcaaTGTAAATAGATGCAAACCAGTAAACCAAAAGGGATGCCAGAGATGACAATGACAGAAAGGGAAATAGCAGAGAGCTCAAGATCTCCGAGATGACCCACAAAGACGGTGGTGACAGACACAACCAGGTACTGAAACAGAGTTGTAAACGCCACCGGAGCTGCAATTCTCCCGAGCTTCGCTGCCTCCTTCCAAGAGACCCACATGGCCTCCTCAAAGCTCCTCACTGCCGCGTAGTCATCATCAGCTGCCTCCGctttgcctttgcctttgAGCAACGGCGTTTCCATTAATTTACTCCAAACCAAACTCACCAATGAATATGAGAGTTTATGAGCAGTAGCACTATATGCTTTTATAGaacatgaattttattttcaatatttgttgttttgtggGCAATGACAGTCACTTTAGCTACCTAGCAAGCATGGTGATGGTGAGGAGCCATTATAGTTAACACAATTACAGAGTGTGGTGTGAAAGACTGAAGCAGAATAATTATGTCTTTACTTTTGTCATCTTCTTGGACCAAAAATATCTCATTCTCTAGAATGACAGAAATTCATTATGATGAAGGCAAAttcacattttcttcttctttttttcattgtaatatgatgttaatatgatgTTGTCGACCATGTCAAAACAACCCACaagtctatttcttttttgacaaAGTAACCAAAACCTTTTGGGgcttttaagttttattgaaaatataattgaaattgcaaaaaaaatcaGGACCGTCGCTTGGTGTAGTGTGGCTCATATCATACTCAAATCATGGTAATGGTTGGCCAAAGTCCAAAAATAGGCACCGACACCGTTAAGCTTATGAACAGAGGAATATGCATTGGCCTCTGAAAATGGCAAAGCTAGAAATCTCACTATATCGTTGCCTTTTTTGTACTTGTACTTAAGGATATTTAttcatccaaaacaaaaagttagaACATTGAACATTGAAGGAGCAAAGAATTTCAGGTACTTTGAGCTCCATTCTCAGCTGTGACGTCTTGACCACCCCACTTCCTCACTCGTTTTGTTGCTTGCTCCACCTGCAGTTTCATTTCAATGTGGATATTTTCAAATCTCACATTGTTTATGATTTGCAATGAATTGAAATATTGATTTTACCTCTTTATTCCAGTTGGTTTTGTAGAGCACAATCATCAGAAGCAAGGTTTGGAGAGCAGTTCCACATATCATGCCCCCCCAAAGTCCCTGCATCAATCACAGGAATTCATCAAACACTTGTGAATTAAAGTAACCTacttggaatttggaaatggTATCTTGACTTACCATCACACCCAGATTTGCAGTATAACCAAGAAGATATCCAAGAGGAAGTCCAAAAATGTAGTAACAACCCAAGTTTATATAAGCTACCAGTGCCTGCCATCCACCTCCAATTGCAACCCCTTCAAGAACAAAGCGAGCAAACATGGGCATCAGCAGAAGAAGTGGCATTATTTGTATAACATTTCATAAACTTAGTCGCACGTCAAACGGGTACCTGATATTATTGGCTGGATGCTGTTGAGCAACATAGTTATACAAAGAAGATATGCTAGCTTAGCGACCGCTTGTTGCAGATCCTTGTCACTTGTAAAAAGTTGGGAAAAACTGTCTTTGGTTATCAAGATCACAATCATGAAAAAAATCCCAATTAGAAGACACTGAAATACTGTCACATAGACAGAGTATTTGGCAGCTCTTGGTCGTCCTGATCCAAGCTCATTGGAGACACGCACACTGCATTATTagtagaaattaaaaaccttAATTAACTCATTCACCAACATGAGAATAATCATTCAAATGAAATATGCAATGCTTGTTCACCTTATTGCCACATTTATTCCAATGAACAACATTAGTTCAAATCCGTTAATGTTCACGCTgcgaaaggaaaagaagagaatggTATTAGCATTAGGTATCAAAAGCTTATCATTCGCCACCATGGTATTAGCATTAAGATGTTAATTACCAAATAGAAAGGGAACCAACTGCTATAACTGCATTATCAAGATGGCCTGTGAGAATGAGTATGCTCATCGTGTACCAAATCTCAAGGCACAGCATGACAGCAGAGGCAAGGGAAAGTCTTACAAAGGCCCATATCTCCTTGAAAGCCAACCATGAAAACCCAGTCCAGCCGTCCCTGCACCAACCCATTATATACACAACTTGAGCAATTGCCATGCCCCATCTTACAATGTCAAATGCAATAGCCGCACCCAATGTGCCCCAACCAAacaccaaaatgaagagaCAGAGCAGTCCAATTTCTGTGATCAAACCAAAAACTGCAATCCATGCAAGGACCATAACCTTTCTCTGAGCCTGAAGGAATTTCTGAGCTGGAAAAATAATGGCAAGTGAGAACAATGAGGGGATTGTTTGGATTGTAAATTCTCCAGCTAGATTGGCTATGTCATCTTCTTGGCCCAGCAACTTCAAAACGGGTGTGCCAAAGATGTAAATTGGCAAGATGAAGAGGCTAGTTACTAATAGGATTATCCACGAGCGCTGCATGTAAATCCCAAGCATATGAATCTCCCCAGCTCCAAATGCCTGCCCACACAAGGTCTCCAGAGCACTCCCCATGCCAAACTGCATAAACATAACATATtaagttttcaaatttttgacaTTCTTAAAGTTGCCATATCGGTACAATTCATGCATCATCAATGTTCTCTTTCCAAATATATGTGTaatgttattttcatttcatgtaCTTAACTAATAGTCGAAACTTCAAATTCATAGTCTggcaacatatatataatataacatgTCAGAAAATTGACATATAAGGAACTAAGGGGAAGAAAATTGACCAAGAATCCAAAAGCGAATGTGGAAATGACGGCTAGAGAAATGGAGACAGCTGAGAGCTCTACAGTTCCGAGATGACCAACAAAGAGAACGACAGCTGAGTTAGTCCCATACATACACAACATAGTGATAACTGCCGGACCTGCCATTTTCCAGAGCTTCACTGTCTCGATCCAAAACATACACCGCAGCGCATCGAAGCTCCTCACCGGAGCATAGTCTTCGTTCCCACCTTCATACAGATCATGAGGCTTAGTGCTCAACTGATCAGCGCCCGCAGCTGTGTCCAGTAGCGGCTCCTCCATTAAGATAGGTAGATAGGTCTCTCAGGTTGAAGTTTTgaaggatatatatatatatataacgaTTCATATTCTCTGAGGctgaattaattaaatttggtCGTGTGTGGTGTGAAAGAATGAGAAAGAGACGTCCCCATTAGTCTTTCTCTTATCGGTCCACCGTTAGACTGAAAAACACTGTTAGACCAAAAAACACTGACTATTCAACCATTGCGTCTGTATTCTGTATGTATCTGTCTCTAGAATGAGAGAAATTCTGATGTTAAATAATCTCATTATATTCATGTCCACCATGTAATAAAACAACCCATAAGTCCGTTTATTCTTTTTTGACAAAGTAACCAAACCTTTTTgggattttaaattttattgaaattgCAAATACGTGAGTCCCACTGCTTGGTGTAGTGTCGGTTATACTCGTGAGTCATATCATGGTTGGCGCCGACTTGGTTGTTAAAGTTATGAACAGAGGAATATGCATTGGCCTCTGAAAATGGCAAAGCTAGAACAGAGGATATTTATTCTATTCAAAACCCTCACTTAGCCAAAAAAGTTTGAACATTGAATGGAATGGAGGAGCAAagaatttcatttcatatacTCTGAGCTCCATTCTCAGCTGTGATGTCTTGGCCACCCTGATGATTTGTGGCTCAACTTGTCCACTTGCACCGAAAGCATATTCCAAGTGGGATAGCTGCAGAGGAATAAGAGGCTTTGGCACGTGGGGAACAAAAGCCATGCAAATACGGCTGGCCTTCACCCGGCGGCTTCTCAATAAATGGAGAAGCATGGCAGCGGCTGAAGCAGaggagaagagggagagaaacAGCAAGAAGCCATTCGgccaaagagaagaaaattccctcaaattgtttttgctttgtattttcagttttctcttCCAATTGTGAGTGTGTGAGCTTGGGTTATTTGGGCCTTTGGGAACTTGAGGGATAAACACTACTTGTATATTCTCATTGATTATAGTGGAATACTCCGTCGTCTCCAAACTGGATTTAGGCATTGTCGAATCAGTATAAATCTTGGTGTTCTTGTTGGTGTTGTTTTGTTCCTTTTATCTCTTGCcccattgttattgtttattttcacTCACAGTTGGTTGACGCTTCCGCACAACACACCCCACTGCCTCACGCGTTTTGTTGCTTGCTCCACCTGCAGTTTCATTTCAATGTGGATATTATCAAATCTCGCATTGTTTATGATTTGCAATGAATTGAAATATTGACTATACCTCTTTGTTCCAGTTGGTTTTGTAGAGCACAATCAACAGAAGCAAGGTTTGGAGAGCAGTTCCACATATCATGCCCCCCCAAAGTCCGTGCATCAATCACAGGAATTCATCAAACACTTGTGAATTAACGTACctatttggaatttggaaatgtTACCATCTTAACTTACCATCACACCCAGATTTGCAGTATAACCAAGAAGATATCCGAGAGGAAGTCCCAAAATGTAGTAACATCCCAAGTTTATATAAGCTACCATTGCCTGCCATCCACCTTCAATTGCAACCCCTTCAAGAACCAAGCAAGCAAGTAAACATGGGCATCAGCAAAAGAAGAGGCATTATTTGTATAACATTTCATCATAAAGCGTAGTGGCACGTCAAACTGTCTTTGGTTATCAAGATCACAATGATGAAAAAAATCCCAATTAGGAGAGACTGAAACATTGTCACATAGACACAGTATTTG
Above is a window of Prunus persica cultivar Lovell chromosome G2, Prunus_persica_NCBIv2, whole genome shotgun sequence DNA encoding:
- the LOC18785606 gene encoding protein DETOXIFICATION 34, which produces MDCPIELITCIILSPVYIFAAPILEILGQESDIADLAGKYSVKIIPQLFSSAIFLPTQRFLQAQSKVSAMALIAFVALIIRTGLLHLFINVFGWGTTGTAVAYDITHWGITVGQVVYIMVWCKEEWTGFSWLAFKDIWAFANLSLASCMMFCLDSWYTMTINILAGLLENAVIAVGSFSICMNFQNWEIMLLVGLNAAISEDMQRAVARLAYFFGVTMLLNSATVVLSGVAVGSGWQVMVAYINFARYYLFGSHLQSFLDLKQIWVLWDFEVA
- the LOC18785609 gene encoding protein DETOXIFICATION 35, which encodes MEEPLLDTAAGADQLSTKPHDLYEGGNEDYAPVRSFDALRCMFWIETVKLWKMAGPAVITMLCMYGTNSAVVLFVGHLGTVELSAVSISLAVISTFAFGFLFGMGSALETLCGQAFGAGEIHMLGIYMQRSWIILLVTSLFILPIYIFGTPVLKLLGQEDDIANLAGEFTIQTIPSLFSLAIIFPAQKFLQAQRKVMVLAWIAVFGLITEIGLLCLFILVFGWGTLGAAIAFDIVRWGMAIAQVVYIMGWCRDGWTGFSWLAFKEIWAFVRLSLASAVMLCLEIWYTMSILILTGHLDNAVIAVGSLSICVNINGFELMLFIGINVAISVRVSNELGSGRPRAAKYSVYVTVFQCLLIGIFFMIVILITKDSFSQLFTSDKDLQQAVAKLAYLLCITMLLNSIQPIISGVAIGGGWQALVAYINLGCYYIFGLPLGYLLGYTANLGVMGLWGGMICGTALQTLLLMIVLYKTNWNKEVEQATKRVRKWGGQDVTAENGAQST